The following nucleotide sequence is from Deltaproteobacteria bacterium GWA2_45_12.
CATGAAGAAACTCCCTGGCTAAAGAGCGGGCTTCTTCAAAGGCATCGGTCGCTTTCTGGCTTAAGGTGTGGATGCCACGGTGCACATTGGAATATTCGTGTTCGTAGAATGATTTTATTCTTTCAATAACCTGTTTTGGTTTTTGTGTGCTGGCGGCATTGTCAAGGTAGACAAGGGGTTTTCCGTTTATATGTTCTGAAAGAATGGGAAAATCACGGCACACTTTGGCAACATCAAAGGGGAGGGCACTTTCAAGAGAGAGGACATTATTGGGAGATTGTTTCATGATTGGGTTTTCTCCTGTTTTTGCCATTTCAAAACCGATTCCATTGCCTTTGTACGCAGGGACTTTAAAGGTATTGTCTGGATGAGTTCCTCGGCAAAAGCATAGGTCAGCATGGTCTGAGCTTCTTGTTGCCCGATACCGCGTGAACGCAAATAAAACATGGCTTGGGGATCTAGTTGACCGATGCTGGCGCCATGGTTGCATTGGACATCATTGGCATAAATTTCAAGTTCGGGTTTGGGATTAGCCTCGGCATTTTCAGAAAGCATGAGGTGCTTCAAAGACTGATGGGCCTTTGTTTTTTGGGCATTGGGGTGAACGACCACTTTGCTGTTGATAATTCCCCGGGCCTGGTCGTTGACAATGTTTTTTAACTCCATGTTGCTTGTTCCGTGAGGTTTTAGATGATCCACCCTGGCATGGATATCGGTTTGCTGCCCCTCTTTGGCCAAAAGAAGAGCTTTTAAATCAAAGGAACAATCAACATCGTCTAAAGTACTTTGGATGCTTGTGCGATGGGTCAGTGCTCCTCTAGAAAAAATCCATGAACCCACAGAACTTGATTTTTCCTGAAGTAATGCCGTGGTCGCCAAATGATGGGCCTGATTTCCTTCTTCCTGAATTTTAATATGAGTGAGTTTGGAATCGGCCTCCATCTTGATTTCAGTGATGACGTTGGTGAAGTAAGAGGCACTATCAATCCCTGTATATGTTTCGACCAGAAAAGCTTCAGCATGGGGTTCACAATGGATGAAATGATGAAGGGGTATCAAGAGCTCCTTGGCAGCAGATGTCGTTACATGAATAATGTGAATGGGCTGGACCATGCGCGTGTTTTTAGTAATACGCAGGGAGAGCCCTTCCTTGATGAAAGCGGTATTTAAGGCAGTGAAAGCGTCTTTTTCGGGGTTGGCAAGAGTGGCCAAATTTGAATCGGTTAAAATGAGTTTGCTTACCACCAAGCCTTCCGGAAGATGGGATAAGTCAGAAAGATTTTCGTTAAATATTCCGTCTACAAAAACTAAATTAATACTTTGTTGTTTGGTCAAAAGAAGAGGTTGGATATCTGGGAAGTTTTGTATTGGTTTCTTTTGAGTTGTAAAGGCTTGCTTGGCTAATTCGCCCATCTTTAAATATTTAAACTCTTCGTTTTTGCTTGTGGGGAAACCATGTTGTTTTAAAAAATGAATCGAATTCTTTCTTTTTTGGGTAAGCAAAAACGGCTCTTTTCCTTCAACCTGTGGGAGAAAGTTTTCAAATGAATCGATATAATTTTGAATGACGTCTTGCATTTTGTTGCTCGTGACCCCTTATTACGAGTCCGCGAGCGCTCGAGTCACGTTCCTATCTTATCTCTTGTTCTACCCATCCATACCCCTTCTCTTCAAGTTCCAGGGCCAGGTTTTTGTCC
It contains:
- a CDS encoding Fe-S cluster assembly protein SufD, whose translation is MQDVIQNYIDSFENFLPQVEGKEPFLLTQKRKNSIHFLKQHGFPTSKNEEFKYLKMGELAKQAFTTQKKPIQNFPDIQPLLLTKQQSINLVFVDGIFNENLSDLSHLPEGLVVSKLILTDSNLATLANPEKDAFTALNTAFIKEGLSLRITKNTRMVQPIHIIHVTTSAAKELLIPLHHFIHCEPHAEAFLVETYTGIDSASYFTNVITEIKMEADSKLTHIKIQEEGNQAHHLATTALLQEKSSSVGSWIFSRGALTHRTSIQSTLDDVDCSFDLKALLLAKEGQQTDIHARVDHLKPHGTSNMELKNIVNDQARGIINSKVVVHPNAQKTKAHQSLKHLMLSENAEANPKPELEIYANDVQCNHGASIGQLDPQAMFYLRSRGIGQQEAQTMLTYAFAEELIQTIPLKSLRTKAMESVLKWQKQEKTQS